In the genome of Streptomyces collinus, one region contains:
- the dnaA gene encoding chromosomal replication initiator protein DnaA: MADVPADLAAVWPRVLEQLLGEGRGQGVEGKDEHWIRRCQPLALVADTALLAVPNEFAKGVLEGRLAPIVSETLSRECGRPIRIAITVDDSAGEPPSTPAPPPRPQPRYEEPELPAARQDRDGYDRPERDAYDRHAGQDRDGYDRPERDGYDRPDRDAYDRQDRQDRDGYEGYGRHRADQLPGPAGDQLPPTRADQLPTARPAYPSEYQRPEPGAWPRPPQQDEYGWQQQRLGFPERDPYASPGQDAYGSQDSYGSPDSYTPQDTYGSSPQDYRPQPMERPSYEQPRPDYDQRDPVRRELPEPPAGSGHVHRGGPVGPNLPTTGAPGPLAAQPAPATGPGEPTARLNPKYLFDTFVIGASNRFAHAAAVAVAEAPAKAYNPLFIYGESGLGKTHLLHAIGHYARSLYPGTRVRYVSSEEFTNEFINSIRDGKGDSFRKRYREMDILLVDDIQFLADKESTQEEFFHTFNTLHNANKQIVLSSDRPPKQLVTLEDRLRNRFEWGLITDVQPPELETRIAILRKKAVQEQLNAPPEVLEFIASRISRNIRELEGALIRVTAFASLNRQPVDLGLTEIVLKDLIPGGDDSAPEITSTAIMGATADYFGLTVEDLCGTSRGRALVTARQIAMYLCRELTDLSLPKIGALFGGRDHTTVMHADRKIRNLMAERRSIYNQVTELTNRIKNG, translated from the coding sequence GTGGCTGACGTACCTGCCGATCTTGCCGCAGTGTGGCCACGCGTATTGGAGCAGCTCCTCGGGGAGGGCCGCGGCCAGGGAGTCGAAGGGAAGGACGAGCACTGGATCCGGCGCTGTCAGCCGCTCGCGCTGGTCGCGGACACCGCCCTGCTCGCCGTACCGAACGAATTCGCCAAGGGCGTACTGGAGGGCCGGCTGGCGCCGATCGTCAGCGAGACACTGAGCCGCGAATGCGGCCGCCCGATCCGCATCGCGATCACCGTCGACGACTCCGCGGGCGAGCCCCCCTCCACGCCCGCACCCCCGCCCCGCCCCCAGCCGCGCTACGAGGAGCCCGAACTCCCGGCCGCACGCCAGGACCGCGACGGATACGACCGCCCCGAGCGTGACGCCTATGACCGCCACGCCGGCCAGGACCGCGACGGGTACGACCGGCCGGAACGCGACGGATACGACCGCCCCGACCGTGACGCCTATGACCGCCAGGACCGCCAGGACCGCGACGGGTACGAGGGGTACGGCCGCCACCGCGCCGACCAGCTGCCCGGACCGGCCGGCGACCAGCTTCCGCCTACGCGCGCAGATCAACTCCCCACGGCCCGTCCCGCGTACCCCTCCGAGTACCAGCGCCCCGAGCCGGGCGCCTGGCCCCGGCCGCCGCAGCAGGACGAGTACGGCTGGCAGCAGCAACGCCTCGGCTTCCCCGAACGTGACCCGTACGCGTCACCCGGACAGGACGCGTACGGCTCCCAGGACTCCTACGGCTCCCCGGACTCGTACACCCCGCAGGACACCTACGGCTCCTCCCCGCAGGACTACCGCCCGCAGCCCATGGAGCGCCCCTCCTACGAGCAGCCCCGCCCCGACTACGACCAGCGCGACCCGGTGCGCCGGGAACTGCCCGAGCCGCCCGCCGGCTCCGGGCACGTGCACCGGGGCGGCCCGGTCGGCCCGAACCTGCCGACGACGGGCGCGCCCGGCCCGCTGGCCGCGCAGCCCGCGCCGGCGACCGGCCCCGGTGAGCCCACCGCGCGTCTGAACCCGAAGTACCTCTTCGACACGTTCGTGATCGGCGCCTCCAACCGCTTCGCCCACGCGGCCGCGGTCGCTGTGGCCGAGGCACCGGCGAAGGCGTACAACCCCTTGTTCATCTACGGGGAGTCCGGGCTCGGCAAGACGCACCTGCTGCACGCGATCGGGCACTACGCGCGCAGCCTCTATCCGGGCACGCGGGTGCGGTACGTGAGCTCGGAGGAGTTCACCAACGAGTTCATCAACTCCATCCGCGACGGCAAGGGCGACAGCTTCCGCAAGCGGTACCGCGAGATGGACATCCTGCTCGTCGACGACATCCAGTTCCTGGCGGACAAGGAGTCGACGCAGGAGGAGTTCTTCCACACCTTCAACACGCTCCACAACGCCAACAAGCAGATCGTGCTGTCCTCCGACCGGCCGCCGAAGCAGCTGGTGACGCTGGAGGACCGGCTGCGGAACCGTTTCGAGTGGGGCCTGATCACGGACGTCCAGCCGCCCGAGCTGGAGACCCGGATCGCGATCCTCCGCAAGAAGGCGGTGCAGGAGCAGCTGAACGCGCCGCCGGAGGTGCTGGAGTTCATCGCGTCCCGGATCTCGCGCAACATCCGCGAGCTGGAAGGCGCCCTGATCCGGGTCACGGCGTTCGCGTCGCTCAACCGGCAGCCGGTGGACCTGGGCCTGACGGAGATCGTCCTCAAGGACCTCATTCCCGGCGGCGACGACTCCGCGCCCGAGATCACCTCGACGGCCATCATGGGCGCGACGGCGGACTACTTCGGGCTGACCGTCGAGGACCTGTGCGGCACCTCGCGCGGCCGGGCCCTCGTCACCGCCCGGCAGATCGCCATGTACCTGTGCCGTGAGCTGACGGACCTGTCGCTGCCGAAGATCGGCGCGCTGTTCGGCGGCCGCGACCACACCACGGTGATGCACGCGGACCGCAAGATCCGCAATCTGATGGCCGAGCGCCGCTCCATCTACAACCAGGTCACCGAGCTGACCAACCGCATCAAGAACGGCTGA
- the dnaN gene encoding DNA polymerase III subunit beta encodes MKIRVERDVLAEAVAWAARSLPARPPAPVLAGLLLKAEEGQLSLSSFDYEVSARVSVDAEVDEEGTVLVSGRLLADICRALPNRPVEISTDGVRATVVCGSSRFTLHTLPVEEYPALPQMPNATGTVPGEVFASAASQVAIAAGRDDTLPVLTGVRIEIEGDTVTLASTDRYRFAVREFLWKPENPEASAVALVPAKTLLDTAKALTSGDQVILALSGSGSGEGLIGFEGAGRRTTTRLLEGDLPKYRTLFPTEFNSVAVIETAPFVEAVKRVALVAERNTPVRLSFEQGVLILEAGSSDDAQAVERVDAQLEGDDISIAFNPTFLLDGLSAIDSPVAQLSFTTSTKPALLSGKPALDAEADDAYKYLIMPVRLSG; translated from the coding sequence GTGAAGATCCGGGTGGAACGCGACGTACTCGCGGAGGCAGTGGCCTGGGCGGCACGCAGCCTCCCGGCCCGTCCGCCGGCGCCTGTCCTCGCCGGCCTGCTGCTGAAGGCCGAGGAAGGCCAGCTGAGCCTGTCCAGCTTCGACTACGAGGTCTCGGCGCGGGTGTCGGTGGACGCCGAGGTCGACGAGGAGGGCACGGTCCTGGTCTCGGGCCGCCTGCTCGCGGACATCTGCCGTGCGCTCCCCAACCGGCCGGTGGAGATTTCCACAGACGGTGTACGGGCGACGGTGGTCTGCGGCTCGTCCCGGTTCACACTCCACACCCTGCCTGTGGAGGAGTACCCGGCCCTGCCGCAGATGCCGAACGCGACGGGCACGGTCCCCGGCGAGGTCTTCGCCTCCGCCGCCTCCCAGGTCGCCATCGCGGCCGGCCGTGACGACACGCTGCCGGTCCTCACGGGTGTCCGCATCGAGATCGAGGGCGACACCGTCACGCTGGCGTCCACCGACCGCTACCGCTTCGCGGTCCGCGAGTTCCTGTGGAAGCCGGAGAACCCGGAGGCCTCCGCGGTCGCCCTGGTGCCCGCCAAGACGCTCCTGGACACCGCCAAGGCCCTGACCAGCGGCGACCAGGTGATCCTGGCGCTGTCCGGCTCGGGCTCCGGCGAGGGTCTGATCGGTTTCGAGGGCGCCGGCCGCCGTACGACGACCCGCCTGCTGGAGGGCGACCTCCCGAAGTACCGCACGCTGTTCCCGACGGAGTTCAACAGCGTCGCCGTCATCGAGACCGCCCCCTTCGTCGAGGCCGTCAAGCGTGTGGCCCTGGTCGCCGAGCGCAACACCCCGGTGCGGCTGAGCTTCGAGCAGGGCGTGCTCATCCTGGAGGCGGGCTCCAGCGACGACGCACAGGCTGTGGAGAGGGTGGACGCGCAGCTGGAGGGTGACGACATCTCGATCGCCTTCAACCCCACGTTCCTGCTGGACGGCCTGAGCGCGATCGACTCCCCGGTGGCCCAGCTGTCGTTCACGACGTCCACCAAGCCCGCTCTGCTCAGTGGCAAGCCCGCGCTGGACGCCGAGGCGGACGACGCCTACAAGTACCTGATCATGCCGGTGCGCCTCAGCGGCTGA
- the gnd gene encoding phosphogluconate dehydrogenase (NAD(+)-dependent, decarboxylating) yields MELGLVGLGKMGGNMRERIRRAGHTVLGYDRNPDLADVHSLEELVGKLSGPRVIWVMVPAGEATQTTIDQLAELLEPGDVVVDGGNSRWTDDVKHAEELAAKGIGFVDCGVSGGVWGLENGYALMYGGDKEQVAKVQPVFDALKPEGDSGSVHAGKVGAGHFAKMVHNGIEYAMMQAYAEGWELLEKVDSVTDVREVFRSWQEGTVIRSWLLDLAVNALDEDEHLDELRGYAQDSGEGRWTVEAAIDNAVPLPAITASLFARFASRQEDSPQMKMIAALRNQFGGHAVEKK; encoded by the coding sequence ATGGAGCTCGGTCTCGTCGGCCTCGGCAAGATGGGCGGCAACATGCGCGAGCGGATCCGCCGCGCAGGTCACACCGTCCTCGGATACGACCGCAACCCGGACCTCGCCGATGTCCACAGCCTGGAAGAGCTTGTGGGCAAGCTCAGCGGGCCTCGCGTGATCTGGGTGATGGTCCCGGCCGGTGAGGCCACGCAGACCACGATCGATCAGCTCGCTGAACTCCTGGAGCCCGGTGACGTCGTCGTGGACGGCGGCAACTCCCGCTGGACCGACGACGTGAAGCACGCCGAGGAGCTGGCGGCCAAGGGCATCGGCTTCGTCGACTGCGGTGTCTCCGGCGGTGTCTGGGGCCTGGAGAACGGCTACGCGCTGATGTACGGCGGCGACAAGGAGCAGGTCGCCAAGGTGCAGCCGGTCTTCGACGCCCTCAAGCCGGAGGGCGACTCGGGTTCCGTGCACGCCGGCAAGGTGGGTGCGGGCCACTTCGCGAAGATGGTCCACAACGGCATCGAGTACGCGATGATGCAGGCCTACGCCGAGGGCTGGGAGCTCTTGGAGAAGGTCGACTCCGTGACCGATGTCCGGGAGGTGTTCCGCTCCTGGCAGGAGGGCACGGTCATCCGTTCCTGGCTGCTCGACCTCGCGGTCAACGCGCTCGACGAGGACGAGCACCTGGACGAGCTCCGGGGTTATGCACAGGACTCCGGCGAGGGACGCTGGACTGTGGAGGCGGCGATCGACAACGCGGTGCCGCTGCCGGCGATCACCGCGTCGCTGTTCGCGCGGTTCGCCTCCCGCCAGGAGGACTCGCCCCAGATGAAGATGATCGCGGCGCTGCGGAACCAGTTCGGCGGCCACGCGGTCGAGAAGAAGTAG
- the recF gene encoding DNA replication/repair protein RecF (All proteins in this family for which functions are known are DNA-binding proteins that assist the filamentation of RecA onto DNA for the initiation of recombination or recombinational repair.), translating into MHVTHLSLADFRSYPRVEVPLDPGVTAFVGPNGQGKTNLVEAVGYLATLGSHRVSSDAPLVRMGAERAIIRAQVRQGERQQLVELELNPGRANRARINRSSQVRPRDVLGIVRTVLFAPEDLALIKGDPGERRRFLDELITARSPRMAGVRSDYDRVLKQRNTLLKSAALARRHGGRTMDMSTLDVWDQHLARAGAELLAQRLDLIATIQPLADKAYEQLAPGGGPIALEYKPSAPGEAHTREDLYEQLMAALAEARKQEIERGVTLIGPHRDDLVLKLGQLPAKGYASHGESWSYALALRLASYDLLRAEGNEPVLVLDDVFAELDTRRRERLAELVAPGEQVLVTAAVDDDVPHVLSGTRFAVSEGAVERV; encoded by the coding sequence ATGCACGTCACGCATCTGTCGCTGGCCGACTTCCGCTCGTACCCCCGGGTCGAGGTCCCGCTCGATCCCGGGGTGACGGCCTTCGTCGGGCCGAACGGGCAGGGCAAGACCAATCTCGTCGAGGCCGTCGGCTATCTCGCCACCCTCGGCAGTCACCGGGTCTCCTCCGACGCCCCCCTGGTCCGCATGGGGGCCGAGCGCGCGATCATCCGGGCGCAGGTCCGGCAGGGCGAGCGGCAGCAGCTGGTCGAGCTGGAGCTGAACCCGGGGCGTGCCAACCGGGCCAGGATCAACAGGTCCTCGCAGGTCAGGCCGCGTGACGTGCTGGGGATCGTGCGGACCGTGCTGTTCGCGCCCGAGGATCTCGCGTTGATCAAGGGCGACCCCGGTGAGCGGCGCCGCTTCCTCGACGAGCTGATCACCGCGCGTTCCCCGCGTATGGCCGGGGTCCGCTCCGACTACGACCGGGTCCTCAAGCAGCGCAACACCCTGCTGAAGTCGGCCGCGCTCGCCCGTCGGCACGGTGGTCGCACGATGGACATGTCCACCCTCGACGTGTGGGACCAGCATCTCGCGCGCGCGGGCGCGGAGTTGCTGGCCCAGCGTCTGGACCTGATCGCCACGATCCAGCCGCTGGCCGACAAGGCGTACGAGCAACTGGCGCCCGGCGGTGGCCCGATCGCGCTGGAGTACAAGCCGTCCGCGCCGGGCGAGGCGCACACCCGCGAGGACCTCTACGAGCAGCTGATGGCCGCGCTCGCGGAGGCCCGCAAACAGGAGATCGAGCGCGGTGTCACCCTGATCGGCCCGCACCGGGACGACCTGGTGCTCAAGCTCGGCCAGCTCCCCGCCAAGGGCTACGCCTCCCACGGCGAGTCCTGGTCCTACGCGCTGGCGTTGCGCCTGGCGTCGTACGACCTGCTCCGGGCGGAGGGCAACGAGCCGGTGCTGGTGCTCGACGACGTGTTCGCGGAGCTGGACACCCGCCGCCGTGAGCGCCTCGCCGAGCTGGTGGCGCCGGGCGAGCAGGTCCTGGTGACGGCGGCGGTCGACGACGACGTACCGCATGTGCTGTCCGGGACGCGGTTCGCGGTGTCCGAGGGGGCGGTGGAGCGCGTATGA
- a CDS encoding DUF721 domain-containing protein, producing MTENTSGDAPEPSKSPEPSGVDLARVALRAAKDAARARGDAAQQKKQARRGGLRSGARADGRDPMALGSAINRLITERGWEAPAAVGGVMGRWPQIVGEDVAKHCVPERYDEDERVLTVRCDSTAWATNLRLLAPTLVARLNEDLGHGTVQLIKVQGPGGPARRYGPLRAPGSTGPGDTYG from the coding sequence ATGACTGAGAACACATCCGGCGACGCCCCCGAGCCCTCCAAGAGCCCCGAGCCCTCCGGCGTCGACCTCGCGCGTGTGGCGTTGCGCGCCGCGAAGGACGCCGCACGCGCGCGTGGGGACGCGGCGCAGCAGAAGAAGCAGGCGCGCCGCGGGGGTCTGCGCTCCGGCGCCCGCGCCGACGGGCGCGATCCGATGGCGCTGGGTTCCGCGATCAACCGGCTGATCACCGAACGGGGCTGGGAGGCGCCGGCCGCGGTGGGCGGTGTGATGGGCCGCTGGCCGCAGATCGTCGGTGAGGACGTGGCCAAGCACTGTGTGCCGGAGAGGTACGACGAGGACGAGCGGGTCCTGACCGTGCGCTGTGACTCGACGGCCTGGGCGACGAACCTCCGGCTGCTCGCACCCACGCTGGTCGCGCGCCTCAACGAGGACCTGGGCCACGGCACGGTGCAGTTGATCAAGGTGCAGGGCCCCGGTGGCCCCGCGCGCCGCTACGGGCCGCTGCGCGCCCCCGGCAGCACCGGTCCGGGCGATACCTACGGCTGA
- the gyrB gene encoding DNA topoisomerase (ATP-hydrolyzing) subunit B — MADSGNPNENNPSTDEGVSSEAITSNSEVTASYDASAITVLEGLDAVRKRPGMYIGSTGERGLHHLVYEVVDNSVDEALAGHADTIQVTILADGGVRVVDNGRGIPVGIVPSEGKPAVEVVLTVLHAGGKFGGGGYAVSGGLHGVGVSVVNALSSKVSVEVRTDGHRWTQDYKMGVPTAPLAQHEATEETGTSVTFWADGDIFETTDYSFETLSRRFQEMAFLNKGLTIKLTDERESAKAVTGADEAGADEKAEVKTVTYHYEGGIVDFVKYLNSRKGEAVHPTVIDLEAEDKDRQLSLEIAMQWNGGYTEGVYSFANIIHTHEGGTHEEGFRAALTSLINKYARDKRLLREKDDNLTGDDIREGLTAIISVKLSEPQFEGQTKTKLGNTEAKTFVQKVVYEHLADWLDRNPNEAADIIRKGIQAATARVAARKARDLTRRKGLLETASLPGKLSDCQSNDPTKCEIFIVEGDSAGGSAKSGRNPQYQAILPIRGKILNVEKARIDKILQNQEIQALISAFGTGVHEDFDIEKLRYHKIILMADADVDGQHINTLLLTFLFRFMRPLVEAGHVYLSRPPLYKIKWGKDDFEYAYSDRERDALIEMGRNAGKRIKDDSVQRFKGLGEMNAEELRITTMDQEHRVLGQVTLDDAAQADDLFSVLMGEDVEARRAFIQRNAKDVRFLDI, encoded by the coding sequence GTGGCCGATTCCGGCAACCCCAACGAGAACAACCCGTCCACCGACGAAGGCGTGAGCAGCGAGGCGATCACCTCCAACAGCGAGGTCACCGCCTCGTACGACGCCAGTGCCATCACCGTCCTCGAGGGTCTGGACGCGGTCCGCAAGCGACCCGGCATGTACATCGGCTCGACCGGTGAGCGCGGTCTGCACCACCTCGTGTACGAGGTCGTCGACAACTCCGTCGACGAGGCGCTGGCCGGGCACGCGGACACGATCCAGGTGACGATCCTCGCCGACGGCGGCGTGCGCGTCGTCGACAACGGCCGTGGCATCCCGGTGGGCATCGTGCCGTCCGAGGGCAAGCCGGCCGTCGAGGTCGTGCTGACCGTGCTGCACGCGGGCGGCAAGTTCGGCGGCGGCGGCTACGCGGTCTCCGGTGGTCTGCACGGCGTCGGTGTGTCGGTCGTGAACGCCCTGTCCAGCAAGGTCTCCGTCGAGGTGAGGACCGACGGCCACCGCTGGACGCAGGACTACAAGATGGGCGTCCCGACGGCCCCGCTCGCCCAGCACGAGGCCACGGAGGAGACCGGCACCTCGGTCACCTTCTGGGCCGACGGCGACATCTTCGAGACCACCGACTACTCCTTCGAGACGCTCTCGCGGCGCTTCCAGGAGATGGCGTTCCTCAACAAGGGTTTGACGATCAAACTCACTGACGAGCGCGAGTCGGCGAAGGCCGTGACCGGTGCCGACGAGGCCGGTGCGGACGAGAAGGCCGAGGTCAAGACCGTCACGTACCACTACGAGGGCGGCATCGTCGACTTCGTGAAGTACCTCAACTCCCGCAAGGGCGAGGCGGTCCACCCGACCGTCATCGACCTGGAGGCCGAGGACAAGGACAGGCAGCTGTCCCTCGAGATCGCCATGCAGTGGAACGGCGGCTACACCGAGGGCGTGTACTCCTTCGCGAACATCATCCACACCCACGAGGGCGGTACGCACGAAGAGGGCTTCCGGGCCGCGCTGACCTCGCTGATCAACAAGTACGCGCGCGACAAGAGGCTGCTGCGCGAGAAGGACGACAACCTCACGGGCGACGACATCCGCGAGGGCCTGACGGCGATCATCTCGGTCAAGCTGAGCGAGCCGCAGTTCGAGGGCCAGACGAAGACCAAGCTGGGCAACACCGAGGCCAAGACCTTCGTCCAGAAGGTCGTCTACGAGCACCTCGCGGACTGGCTGGACCGCAACCCGAACGAGGCCGCGGACATCATCCGCAAGGGCATCCAGGCGGCCACCGCGCGCGTGGCGGCCCGCAAGGCCCGTGACCTGACCCGCCGCAAGGGCCTGCTGGAGACCGCGTCCCTGCCGGGCAAGCTCTCCGACTGCCAGTCGAACGATCCCACCAAGTGCGAGATCTTCATCGTCGAGGGTGACTCCGCCGGCGGCTCGGCCAAGTCCGGCCGCAACCCGCAGTACCAGGCCATCCTCCCGATCCGCGGCAAGATCCTGAACGTCGAGAAGGCGCGGATCGACAAGATCCTGCAGAACCAGGAGATCCAGGCGCTGATCTCGGCCTTCGGCACCGGAGTCCACGAGGACTTCGACATCGAGAAGCTGCGCTATCACAAGATCATCCTGATGGCCGACGCCGACGTCGACGGCCAGCACATCAACACCCTGCTGCTGACCTTCCTGTTCCGCTTCATGCGGCCCCTGGTCGAGGCCGGTCACGTGTACCTCTCCCGCCCGCCGCTCTACAAGATCAAGTGGGGCAAGGACGACTTCGAGTACGCGTACTCCGACCGCGAGCGCGACGCCCTGATCGAGATGGGCCGCAACGCGGGCAAGCGCATCAAGGACGACTCGGTGCAGCGCTTCAAGGGTCTCGGTGAGATGAACGCCGAGGAACTGCGCATCACGACCATGGACCAGGAGCACCGCGTCCTCGGCCAGGTCACCCTCGACGACGCCGCCCAGGCCGACGACCTGTTCTCGGTCCTCATGGGCGAGGACGTCGAGGCCCGCCGCGCGTTCATCCAGCGCAACGCCAAGGACGTCCGCTTCCTCGACATCTGA
- the gyrA gene encoding DNA gyrase subunit A yields the protein MTDENTPVTTPEGDALAMRVEPVGLETEMQRSYLDYAMSVIVSRALPDVRDGLKPVHRRVLYAMYDGGYRPERGFYKCARVVGDVMGNYHPHGDSSIYDALVRLAQSWSMRMPLVDSNGNFGSPGNDPAAAMRYTECKMAPLSMEMVRDIDEETVDFTDNYDGRSQEPTVLPARFPNLLINGSAGIAVGMATNIPPHNLREVAAGAQWYLENPEASHEELLDALIERIKGPDFPTGALVVGRRGIEEAYRTGRGSITMRAVVEVEEIQNRQCLVVTELPYQVNPDNLAQKIADLVKDGKIGGIADVRDETSSRTGQRLVIVLKRDAVAKVVLNNLYKHTDLQTNFGANMLALVDGVPRTLSLDAFIRHWVTHQIEVIVRRTRFRLRKAEERAHILRGLLKALDAIDEVIALIRRSDTVEIARGGLMSLLEIDEIQANAILEMQLRRLAALERQKIVQEHDELQAKINEYNEILASPVRQRGIVSAELAAIVEKFGDDRKTTLVPYEGDMSIEDLIAEEDIVVTVTRGGYIKRTKTDDYRAQKRGGKGVRGTKLKEDDIVDHFFVSTTHHWLLFFTNKGRVYRVKGYELPDAGRDARGQHVANLLAFQPDEAIAEILAIRDYEAVPYLVLATKAGLVKKTPLKDYDSPRSGGVIAINLRSMEDGSDDELIGAELVSADDDLLLISKKAQSIRFTASDDTLRPMGRATSGVKGMSFREGDELLSMNVVRPGTFVFTATDGGYAKRTNVDEYRVQGRGGLGIKAAKIVEDRGSLVGALVVEETDEILAITLSGGVIRTRVNEIRETGRDTMGVQLINLGKRDAVVGIARNAEAGREAEEVDGDVVVDETAEGAASGTDEGEAPSAE from the coding sequence ATGACCGACGAGAACACTCCCGTGACGACGCCCGAGGGTGACGCCCTGGCCATGCGCGTCGAGCCCGTCGGGCTCGAGACGGAGATGCAGCGCTCGTATCTCGACTACGCGATGTCCGTCATCGTCTCGCGTGCGCTGCCGGACGTCCGCGACGGCCTCAAGCCCGTCCACCGCCGTGTGCTGTACGCCATGTACGACGGCGGCTACCGCCCCGAGCGCGGCTTCTACAAGTGTGCCCGTGTCGTCGGCGACGTCATGGGCAACTACCACCCGCACGGCGACTCCTCCATCTACGACGCGCTGGTCCGTCTCGCGCAGTCGTGGTCGATGCGCATGCCGCTCGTGGACTCCAACGGCAACTTCGGTTCCCCGGGCAACGACCCGGCCGCGGCCATGCGGTACACCGAGTGCAAGATGGCGCCGCTGTCGATGGAGATGGTCCGGGACATCGACGAGGAGACCGTCGACTTCACGGACAACTACGACGGCCGCTCCCAGGAGCCGACCGTCCTGCCGGCCCGCTTCCCGAACCTGCTGATCAACGGCTCGGCCGGTATCGCGGTCGGCATGGCGACCAACATCCCGCCGCACAACCTGCGCGAGGTCGCCGCCGGCGCCCAGTGGTACCTGGAGAACCCCGAGGCCTCCCACGAGGAGCTGCTGGACGCGCTCATCGAGCGCATCAAGGGCCCGGACTTCCCGACCGGCGCGCTCGTCGTCGGCCGCCGGGGCATCGAGGAGGCGTACCGCACCGGCCGCGGCTCCATCACGATGCGCGCGGTCGTCGAGGTCGAGGAGATCCAGAACCGCCAGTGCCTGGTGGTCACGGAGCTGCCGTACCAGGTCAACCCGGACAACCTCGCCCAGAAGATCGCCGACCTCGTCAAGGACGGCAAGATCGGCGGCATCGCGGACGTCCGCGACGAGACCTCCTCGCGCACCGGCCAGCGCCTGGTCATCGTGCTGAAGCGGGACGCGGTCGCCAAGGTCGTGCTGAACAACCTCTACAAGCACACCGACCTGCAGACCAACTTCGGCGCCAACATGCTGGCGCTGGTGGACGGCGTGCCGCGCACGCTCTCGCTCGACGCGTTCATCCGGCACTGGGTGACGCACCAGATCGAGGTCATCGTCCGCCGTACGCGCTTCCGGCTGCGCAAGGCCGAGGAGCGGGCGCACATCCTGCGCGGTCTGCTGAAGGCCCTGGACGCCATCGACGAGGTCATTGCGCTGATCCGGCGCAGCGACACTGTGGAGATCGCCCGCGGCGGCCTGATGAGCCTGCTGGAGATCGACGAGATCCAGGCCAACGCCATCCTCGAGATGCAGCTGCGCCGACTGGCCGCCCTGGAGCGCCAGAAGATCGTCCAGGAGCACGACGAACTCCAGGCGAAGATCAACGAGTACAACGAGATCCTCGCCTCCCCGGTCCGCCAGCGCGGCATCGTCAGCGCCGAGCTGGCCGCGATCGTCGAGAAGTTCGGCGACGACCGCAAGACGACGCTGGTCCCCTACGAGGGCGACATGTCCATCGAGGACCTGATCGCCGAGGAGGACATCGTCGTCACGGTCACCCGGGGCGGCTACATCAAGCGCACCAAGACCGACGACTACCGCGCCCAGAAGCGCGGCGGCAAGGGCGTGCGGGGCACGAAGCTCAAGGAAGACGACATCGTCGACCACTTCTTCGTGTCCACCACGCACCACTGGCTGCTGTTCTTCACCAACAAGGGCCGTGTCTACCGCGTCAAGGGCTACGAGCTGCCGGACGCCGGCCGGGACGCGCGCGGTCAGCACGTCGCGAACCTGCTCGCCTTCCAGCCGGACGAGGCGATCGCCGAGATCCTGGCGATCCGCGACTACGAGGCGGTTCCCTACCTCGTGCTCGCCACCAAGGCCGGACTTGTGAAGAAGACGCCTCTGAAGGATTACGATTCGCCCCGTTCCGGCGGTGTGATCGCGATCAACCTCCGGTCGATGGAGGACGGTTCGGATGACGAACTGATCGGAGCCGAACTGGTCTCGGCGGACGATGATCTGCTTCTGATCAGCAAGAAGGCGCAGTCGATCAGGTTCACCGCTTCGGACGACACCCTGCGGCCCATGGGCCGTGCCACCTCGGGTGTCAAGGGCATGAGCTTCCGCGAGGGCGACGAGCTGCTCTCGATGAATGTTGTTCGACCCGGTACGTTCGTGTTCACTGCCACAGACGGCGGGTACGCGAAGCGGACCAACGTCGACGAGTACCGCGTCCAGGGTCGCGGCGGCCTCGGCATCAAGGCCGCCAAGATCGTCGAGGACCGTGGATCCCTCGTCGGCGCGCTGGTGGTCGAGGAAACGGACGAGATCCTCGCCATCACGCTGTCGGGTGGTGTGATTCGTACGCGAGTCAACGAGATCAGGGAAACCGGCCGTGACACCATGGGCGTCCAACTGATCAATCTGGGCAAGCGCGATGCCGTCGTGGGCATCGCTCGCAACGCCGAGGCGGGACGCGAGGCGGAGGAGGTCGACGGCGACGTGGTCGTCGACGAGACCGCCGAGGGCGCCGCGAGCGGCACGGACGAGGGTGAGGCGCCCTCGGCCGAGTAG